The genome window ctctttctcttcatcctgcttTGGTGTAAGTGTCCATCAGTGTGACATGAGTGACTCCCAGCTGGGCTCAGCTGTTCCTACTTCTCTCTCAGGCTGAAGATCCTGGTCACATTCATCCATCAgctgaagctgttgctgcttATCTATGTTGATTTATCTGCTGGAGAGACTCTTTACTGGGAGGCTCCCTCACATTGCTTCTCTTCTGATGGACACAAACtctcttttctcatttcctttggtttcctcctttggttccagtttgacctctgaggcctgttttctctcctcatgtctcgtctccagctctgatcttcctcatcctcctcttttgtGCTTTCCCACCAACGTCTGTTTCTCTGAGTTtgtcacaaacaaatgtttgttgaaCTTTGACTCATtgtgaaacagaaacatcagcTGTGTTAATGTTACTACAGATCCTGTCTGAATCCTTGGTGAGTCTGTGATGTAGTACAAGACGTTtgcagcagcttgtgtgtgaATTCTTGGTCATGTGTGTTGTAGTTTGCTTATgcagacaaatgtttttaattcaaTCGCTAATATTTTTCTTAACGTTTCTTTTGCAGGTGTAATGGACAATCACGTGTGAAAAAAACACCTGAGAAGAGTCAGGTCAATCTACCTACTGCCagtaacccagagttaacgcacgtgcaTGGCGTATATAGAAAGACACTGTCTGAACTGAAGCAAAAAAGGGCAGCATATTAGCgaagttggaggttttaatgctggcGTATGAAGAATTCAAGGtgattattattagaaaaagcaacagagcTGAATAACACAGTTACAGGATCtatgtattaaacatgtttacCATATTCTTTCTTTAATGTAGCcaatagaaagaaggcagaggctcgtcagacaggtgggggcaccaccacctccccatCTGAGACTGGCTCTGTCTCTGAATAAAGGGTGACCAGTGGTTGAGGGCATTCCTGGGGCACTTCATCACACACCACCTCCCACGACATGAGTAACTTAGTGAAATGTAAGTTTAACACAGTAGtactcatttttattatttcctatGACTTTAAATAAACTACTGTCTCTGTCACTAGGATATTTGAATCTGCCTAACAGTATGATGCaggcttattttatttaaatgcatatgCTGCATgggcttctacaatgttgtagtactgtGACTTTATTTCACAGAGATCGCATAcgcacacagtctgggacatgTGAAATTATAGAAGAGACTGGCCATTTGAAAAAGGCTACACTCGAAATTGAAATACTGCAGCATTGCCTAAAGGTTAAGAATTTATCTGAACATTAATGTTACAATTTAAATTttgaaacaatacagtaaaactTGCGTGAATTACAGCATACCCTGTTGAATCGTGTGACATAGTGATGactccctgaagattctggaatcatgcactgaTCCTAGTTATTTGGCTacaacattagtgatgagatgggttgcatcacatattacctagtTAGTAGAAACACtaatgagtttaatggtttTTGAACCAAAAGATTCTGGACAGgaaaataatagttacctgcacattgatactgcGAAATGACTTCCTActaacatagtctccctcattgactgaaggagcttttataggaatgtgggtgccatCGATGCACCCAATAATGTTTGGAAACCCTGAAATCGAACGTAATatagaaagtgtgtgtgtgtgttttcctgctctggaGCAGGTTATATTCACAGAccaagttgctatggttacaaacataccctgaaagttaaatccgtttttggaaccgaaagctgaggttaatcactaacataccctcaaacttacctgggtatgtcacataacccgctttATGGAACACACCCCAAACTATCGTATACATACAAAAATTATCGCATATCTTGCAACATTGGTGGAAGTtaaactttttttcttccttcataTCTGGCGCCCCCTGGATGTACGGCGCCCTTAGCATTGGCCTCTACTGCCTATGACAATTCTTCAAACATCTGTACAAGGTTTGTTGCTGAATGACACATACAGGGATTAACATGCTACATTTCCcacgttttatttaaaaaacagccAATGGCATAGTttgttataaatgttttataaataaaatgtacttGATGAAAGAACATGACAAAGTTTAATGGACAAATTAACGCTTCGTGGAGTCAGGCAAATTTTCTTATCTGCTCTAGAGTAAAAATCCCCTGCATTATTTGTGAATGTTATGGTCtctgattaataataatattgttgaTGACAGTACAGGTTTATGGACTTTACCTAACATTATTAAATGATTCCATGCTATCATTTACAGTGTGTTCTGACTTTAAAAAAGGAAGGGAAAAGAAAACTTCTCAGCGAGTTTCTTTTAGATGAGTCTTCACATGGCATATTTCTGGGTCCATTCCTTTGCTAGTTTATTGTATCTGAGGAGGAAAGAGCACACaattaaatgtaaacaaagtAGTGTGACCTGATGCTGACACTAGTGGACAGTGGAGCATCACCCGATTGGCTGTGTGTACTCACTTGTCTTTGtcattcttgtagatgtgtgctATGTCTGGAACTAAGGGATCATCTGGGTTTGGATCACAAAGCAGTGAACATATAGACAATAAAACTGCAATGAAAGAGAATTCAGAATTAGTTAACATAGGGATAATTATACAATGCAATGACACACAGTCTTGAGTAAAGTTAACGTGTGTGGTCACTGTGGGACACCTGGTCGCTATAGAGTCCTGAAACTAAAGGCACAGTGGAACTGTTGCTGTGTTGTAAAACGTATGCAGTGATTGAAAGAAAAGACTTTACCTTTAGACACTGTTAGTGCTGGAGACCACTGTGACCGTAGAATGTCCAAACAGATACTGCCGTTGCTGTTTATATTTGGGTGATAAATCTTTGTTGTAAACGCTACctgtaaaaaaacagacacactttCACTTTAACACATGTTCTTGAGACTGTGTTTCAAGTCTTAATCTCACATTTTATtagaatattatatatattcatttgagtgtgtatgttttaaattttacaaCCGTAACCAATGTTAGCATAGGTGTATAGAGCTTGTTTATTAAATCTAAAAGAAGATAATAGAAGATTTGAAATATAGGAAAATTAAGAGTTTAAGAGGTGACAGGACAGATCTGGAAGCAGACTAGTTCTTCTTACTTTTGGTGGCTTGAACGGGTAATCAGTAGGGAAGTGGATTGTGAGAAAAAATACTCCTCCTTGGTACGGACTGTCACCCTGAAGACAAACCAGGCAGTTTTGTTAGTAAAACGTTTCCCACTTGCTAAAATTAATTTAAGTCTATGTTCACAGTAAGGAGGCATTGTTCTAAAAAGGAAAAacgatgatggtgatggtgatacTCACTGGACCCATTATGGTGGCCTGCCAATGAAACACTGTAAGTAATAAGGGGAGAcaatgaaaaacacagaagctTCACTCAGTCATAATCCACTAGAGCTTCATGTTCCCTTTGGCAGCTTTAATTCCTATGATTAGCGCACATAGGTGCATGTCTACCTGTCATCTCATCATTTGAACCTGCACAAATCAGTGAGTAGATGTATTGTAAGTACCATGTATTGTGTTTCTTGTTATTAATTCAATCTTTAATGTGTCAATAAACATAAAGTCAATAATAGTCCCGACTACAgtccaaagtgtgtgtgtgtgtgtgtgtgtgtgtgtgtgtgtgtgtgtgtgtgtgtgtgtgtgtgtgtactgacaATCGTCCCCCACTGGTCCTGCAGAGCACTGTGCTGGAGGGTCTCTCTGCAGGTCTTGGAGCTCCtgtccaacaaaaacacaaactaatgtaacagaaatattaattattatttttagtaaaTCAAACATTATAAACACTACTGAGTGAGGACTTGAGCAGCATCAGTGGCTACTGCTTAGTGATATGGTGAATTTCTTGGTCTAAACTTTTCCAAAGTGCCCTTCTTCTGCTCTCAGCTCATTTCCTTGCATGAAGGAGAGATTCTCTAAATCTATACCCATATAACGCATGTATAGCTACCATCAAGCACTCACAATACGCCGCACATGCTAATTGATCACGCGCTGATCATATAGCTCCTATTTCCCCGTTTACACTGTGACTCATGGTTGATTAGTGACACATGAAGCTGCCAACAGTCAGTCACTTAGCCTAGCGACTTGGAGATGTGTTGGCGACCTGGCTGGAACTTTGAAGTTGTGTTTGTTCGTGATGTGGGAGATGTCAGCAAACAACACGTTGCCTGAAGCATCACGAAACTCGACATTAGTTGCTTTGCGGCGGAGACAGAGTTAAAAACTCTTTCTGTCAAACAACGATACCGTTAGCATCTACTGGACCTGTTAGCTCCTGCTAGCTGGCAACCAAGGCTAGCTTGTCAAACTTACCTTCTGTATTCTTTTCAGTGCCATGTTGACTGATGCAGCACCTCAGCTCACGTCGACACGCTCTTTATTTTCAGGTTCAGTGTTATTGCTGGCGAAATCAATGGCTGTATTTTACTCCCTGAGTACTTGGATAAATCGAGATGTGTTTATGTTTCTATAAATCCTCTTTTGTTTCCGCTTTCTTCTGTTTACGGTTGCACGTTCACTGTGAATCATGGGAAACGTAGTTCAAAATGTTGACATCAGGCGAAACAAGGACCGCACAAACGTTAAAAATAAATCTGGTTTGCACTGATACTATTTGCGGTATAGCTTTGCTTCTAACTTATTTAAAGTCATTAAGATGTTCCTGATTTGATTGCAAATAATAATCATTGTACAAGTTTACAACCTATTGTGCACATATCTGTCTCATTTAGAGTAATTATTACCAATCAGTGGGAAAACTACGTCCGAACAACTGAAACTACACTACAGGAATTTTAAAACTAAACGATTGTGACTTAAAATAAACAGTGGCGTGTTTTAAGTGCAGTTTTGCTTGTCGTCCCATAGGTGGCGATATAACAGAAGAATGAGTAGGCAATCTAAACATgatcatttaattattattttctttttatttctttgttaaAATGCACCAATGCTTTTCACTGTCCAGATGATGTACATCATATTTCATATAAATACTTGTATGCTTAGCACTTTGAGCAGAGAAGCGTCTGATCAGATATTCAG of Betta splendens chromosome 19, fBetSpl5.4, whole genome shotgun sequence contains these proteins:
- the LOC114845841 gene encoding ubiquitin-conjugating enzyme E2 D4-like isoform X2, which translates into the protein MALKRIQKELQDLQRDPPAQCSAGPVGDDLFHWQATIMGPGDSPYQGGVFFLTIHFPTDYPFKPPKVAFTTKIYHPNINSNGSICLDILRSQWSPALTVSKVLLSICSLLCDPNPDDPLVPDIAHIYKNDKDKYNKLAKEWTQKYAM
- the LOC114845841 gene encoding ubiquitin-conjugating enzyme E2 D4-like isoform X1: MFDLLKIIINISVTLVCVFVGQELQDLQRDPPAQCSAGPVGDDLFHWQATIMGPGDSPYQGGVFFLTIHFPTDYPFKPPKVAFTTKIYHPNINSNGSICLDILRSQWSPALTVSKVLLSICSLLCDPNPDDPLVPDIAHIYKNDKDKYNKLAKEWTQKYAM